A window from Methylocystis sp. MJC1 encodes these proteins:
- a CDS encoding transglycosylase SLT domain-containing protein, with protein MTDYPQPTLESAPGMSLGDRWALIREGRSFPIVLRTLCVGALLSTLAALSFSVKRVEAPRYERLARAGKPHAPATPFMQLTRGDDEIALDSDFSLEQAALTWAHRLGKDGEAAPDAPGVLRFGSVKVHKSIVERVVQAANQTEMDPALLMAIADKESNFSTTAKARTSSASGLFQFVEKTWLKAVKDFGHLYGREEEANAIADGADAIGRVAPQQRAKILSLRNDPYLSAALAAEMLKKDGSKIAEKIGRPLTPGETYLIHFLGPDDTERFMRALGEKPNMSAAALLPKPARANRPIFFAQQGRKLKAKSLSEVHEAFESMMGTRTSRYEDVAQKLPAGVTAYTE; from the coding sequence ATGACGGATTATCCACAGCCCACGTTGGAGTCCGCGCCTGGCATGAGTTTGGGCGACCGCTGGGCGTTGATCCGCGAAGGCCGCTCTTTTCCCATCGTTCTCCGCACCCTTTGCGTCGGCGCGCTCCTCTCGACGCTTGCGGCGCTGAGCTTTTCCGTCAAGCGTGTGGAGGCCCCCCGCTATGAGCGGCTCGCCCGCGCCGGCAAACCTCATGCGCCGGCGACGCCTTTCATGCAGTTGACGCGGGGCGATGACGAAATCGCGCTCGACAGCGACTTCTCGCTCGAGCAGGCGGCGCTCACCTGGGCGCATCGCCTCGGTAAGGACGGCGAGGCCGCACCCGACGCGCCGGGCGTCCTGCGCTTCGGTTCGGTGAAGGTGCACAAATCGATCGTTGAGCGCGTCGTGCAGGCCGCGAACCAGACGGAAATGGACCCGGCGCTGCTCATGGCGATCGCCGACAAGGAATCCAACTTCTCGACCACTGCCAAGGCGCGCACCTCTTCGGCCAGCGGGCTCTTCCAATTCGTCGAGAAAACCTGGCTCAAGGCGGTGAAGGATTTCGGTCATCTGTATGGCCGCGAGGAAGAGGCGAACGCCATCGCCGACGGCGCGGACGCCATCGGGCGCGTCGCGCCGCAGCAGCGCGCCAAAATCCTCAGCCTGCGCAACGACCCCTATCTGTCGGCGGCCCTCGCAGCTGAGATGCTGAAGAAGGACGGCTCGAAGATCGCCGAGAAGATCGGCCGGCCACTCACGCCGGGCGAGACCTATCTCATTCACTTCCTCGGGCCGGACGACACCGAGCGCTTTATGAGGGCGCTGGGCGAGAAGCCGAACATGTCGGCAGCCGCCCTGCTGCCCAAGCCCGCCCGCGCCAATAGGCCGATCTTCTTTGCCCAGCAGGGCCGCAAGCTCAAAGCCAAATCATTGAGCGAGGTGCATGAGGCCTTCGAGTCCATGATGGGCACGCGCACGAGCCGCTATGAGGATGTGGCGCAGAAGCTGCCGGCGGGCGTGACGGCCTATACGGAATGA
- the argC gene encoding N-acetyl-gamma-glutamyl-phosphate reductase, whose protein sequence is MTTKIFIDGDAGTTGLEIRERLADRADIEIVAISTEKRKDVETKGAILAAVDIAILCLPDDAAKETVALCDTLGDEAPRLLDASTAHRVAPSWVYGFPELCAGQPEAIAKAARVANVGCYATGSIALLRPLVDAGLIQPDLPLTINAVSGYSGGGRQMIGSYERGEAPAFELYGLSLEHKHLPEIMAYAKLSARPLFVPSVGNFRQGMLVSIPLALDALPGKPKAAEFEAAYRRHYEGAPHVRVMPAPVAGRLDALALNGTDDMEVFVFANEARRHAVLVARLDNLGKGASGSAVQNLDLMIGDGKRA, encoded by the coding sequence ATGACCACCAAGATCTTCATCGACGGCGACGCCGGCACGACGGGCCTCGAAATCCGCGAGCGCCTCGCCGACCGCGCTGACATCGAAATCGTCGCGATTTCCACTGAGAAGCGCAAGGATGTCGAGACCAAGGGCGCGATTCTCGCCGCTGTCGACATCGCCATTCTCTGCCTACCCGACGATGCCGCCAAGGAGACGGTCGCGCTTTGCGATACGCTGGGCGATGAGGCCCCGCGCCTGCTCGACGCCTCGACGGCGCATCGCGTCGCGCCGAGCTGGGTCTATGGCTTTCCCGAGCTCTGCGCCGGCCAGCCGGAGGCGATCGCCAAAGCGGCGCGCGTCGCCAATGTCGGCTGCTACGCGACCGGCTCCATCGCGCTGCTGCGCCCGCTCGTCGACGCCGGCCTTATTCAGCCTGACCTGCCGCTGACGATCAACGCGGTCTCCGGCTATTCGGGCGGCGGGCGGCAAATGATCGGTTCTTACGAGAGGGGCGAGGCGCCGGCCTTCGAACTTTATGGGCTCTCCCTCGAGCACAAGCACCTGCCCGAGATCATGGCCTATGCGAAACTCTCGGCGCGCCCGCTCTTCGTGCCGTCGGTCGGCAATTTCCGCCAGGGCATGCTGGTGTCGATTCCGCTCGCACTGGACGCTTTGCCCGGCAAGCCCAAGGCGGCGGAATTCGAGGCCGCCTATCGGCGCCATTACGAGGGCGCGCCGCATGTGCGCGTCATGCCGGCGCCGGTCGCTGGACGCCTCGACGCGCTCGCGCTCAACGGCACGGATGACATGGAGGTTTTTGTCTTCGCCAATGAGGCGCGGCGTCACGCCGTGCTGGTCGCGCGTCTCGACAATCTCGGCAAGGGCGCGTCGGGTTCAGCCGTTCAGAATCTCGATCTGATGATCGGCGACGGCAAGCGGGCCTGA
- a CDS encoding flavodoxin family protein — MRKQLLLIAHAPSANLQRMRDALVEGARAPEIEDVATRVSSPFEAQPEDVLAAQAVVLLTPENLGYMSGALKDFFDRCYYPCLEHSQGLPYALCIRAGSDGTGARRGVETIVTGLRWRAIQPPLICRGDWREDFVQQCRELGTLAAAGLDAGVF, encoded by the coding sequence GTGAGGAAGCAGCTCCTTCTCATTGCGCATGCCCCTTCCGCAAATCTGCAACGGATGCGCGACGCGCTTGTCGAGGGCGCGCGAGCGCCCGAGATCGAGGACGTCGCGACGCGCGTATCAAGCCCCTTCGAGGCGCAGCCCGAAGACGTGCTGGCGGCCCAGGCCGTCGTTCTTCTGACGCCTGAAAATCTGGGATATATGAGCGGCGCGCTGAAGGATTTTTTCGACCGCTGCTACTATCCCTGCCTCGAACACTCACAGGGGCTTCCCTACGCCTTGTGCATCCGCGCCGGCAGCGACGGGACCGGCGCGCGGCGGGGCGTCGAGACGATCGTCACGGGGCTGAGATGGCGGGCGATTCAGCCGCCTCTGATCTGCCGTGGCGACTGGCGCGAGGACTTTGTCCAGCAATGTCGAGAGCTGGGGACGCTGGCCGCAGCGGGATTGGACGCCGGGGTGTTTTGA
- a CDS encoding outer membrane protein — protein sequence MKRIFLITAASLAALGSAFAADLPSRKEAPVFAPPPPPPPLWTGFYAGLNLGGGWMDRSSSNVVGWGWNNGGNNTGGVVGGGQIGYNYQFGQSFLVGIETDFQGTSIGSGGNNNNPWLWGGFGPWGGWGGLNATARVNWFGTVRGRLGWLFTPTLLVYGTGGFAYGDVQRNSWWNQNSVVQTGWTAGGGVEWMFLPNWSAKAEYLYTDISGSRQNFFFNPGFGLNNVNNHTRFHTVRAGVNYHFNFFGGGAAPVLAKY from the coding sequence ATGAAAAGAATATTTCTGATCACGGCGGCGTCGCTTGCCGCGCTCGGCTCGGCGTTCGCTGCCGATCTTCCTTCGCGCAAAGAAGCTCCCGTCTTTGCCCCTCCGCCGCCCCCGCCGCCGTTGTGGACCGGTTTCTACGCCGGTTTGAACCTTGGCGGCGGCTGGATGGATCGCTCCTCCTCCAATGTCGTGGGTTGGGGCTGGAATAATGGCGGCAACAACACCGGCGGCGTCGTCGGCGGCGGCCAGATTGGATATAATTATCAATTCGGCCAGAGCTTCCTCGTCGGCATCGAGACCGACTTCCAGGGCACGAGCATCGGCTCGGGCGGCAACAACAACAACCCCTGGCTTTGGGGCGGCTTCGGTCCCTGGGGCGGCTGGGGCGGCCTCAACGCCACGGCTCGCGTCAACTGGTTCGGCACGGTTCGCGGCCGTCTGGGCTGGCTCTTCACGCCCACCCTGCTCGTTTACGGCACGGGCGGTTTCGCTTATGGCGACGTGCAGCGCAACTCCTGGTGGAACCAGAACAGCGTCGTGCAGACCGGCTGGACCGCCGGCGGCGGCGTCGAGTGGATGTTCCTGCCGAACTGGTCGGCCAAGGCCGAATATCTCTACACGGATATCAGCGGAAGCCGACAGAACTTCTTCTTCAACCCGGGCTTCGGGCTGAACAACGTCAACAATCACACCCGCTTCCACACGGTTCGCGCGGGCGTGAACTACCACTTCAACTTTTTCGGCGGCGGGGCGGCTCCCGTCCTCGCGAAATACTGA
- a CDS encoding peptide MFS transporter: MWERFSYYGMRALLVLYMVDYLLAPERAREALGLAELRRGLELLSGPLAPQPFASQVYGLYTGLVYLTPILGGLIADRLLGRTRTIALGAGMMLMGHFMMAYEPFFLIALLLIAFGCGAFKPNISTQVGELYAENDLRRDRTYSVFYVGINIGAFFAPLVCGTLGEKIGWHYGFACAGVGMGVGLATYLLGLSHLPPDPPLGSWRAVAEDRENLRLRQALLLVLLFFIPSSLFWAAFEQQGNTIALWVERSTDRHIDLLVWRGDIPVTWFQALNPLMIFLFTPPLVALWGRLARRGREPSTLRKLSIGCLGVAVSYGVMALAAWSGGGEKTSWLWLLAYFAIITIFELHFSPITLSLASRLAPVGVRSALMGLWLASMFLGNLLAGWLGGF; the protein is encoded by the coding sequence ATGTGGGAGCGATTCTCCTATTACGGGATGCGCGCGCTCCTCGTCCTTTACATGGTCGATTATCTCCTTGCGCCAGAGCGCGCCAGAGAGGCTCTCGGCCTTGCGGAGCTGCGGCGCGGACTCGAGCTGCTTTCCGGGCCGCTGGCGCCACAGCCTTTCGCCTCGCAGGTCTACGGGCTCTACACCGGGCTTGTCTATTTGACGCCGATCCTCGGCGGGCTGATCGCCGACCGGCTGCTGGGGCGCACGAGAACCATCGCGCTCGGCGCCGGCATGATGCTCATGGGCCATTTCATGATGGCCTATGAGCCTTTCTTTCTCATCGCGCTTTTGCTCATCGCTTTCGGCTGCGGCGCTTTCAAGCCAAATATTTCAACGCAGGTGGGAGAGCTCTATGCTGAAAACGACTTGCGCCGCGACCGCACCTATTCGGTCTTCTATGTCGGGATCAATATTGGGGCTTTCTTCGCGCCGCTCGTGTGCGGAACGCTGGGGGAAAAAATCGGTTGGCATTATGGCTTTGCTTGCGCGGGCGTCGGCATGGGCGTCGGTCTTGCGACCTATCTGCTCGGACTTTCCCATTTGCCGCCTGATCCGCCGCTGGGGAGTTGGCGCGCCGTAGCGGAAGATCGCGAAAATCTCCGGCTTCGCCAAGCGCTTCTACTGGTTCTGCTTTTCTTTATTCCGTCGTCTCTGTTCTGGGCGGCCTTCGAACAGCAGGGCAACACGATCGCGCTCTGGGTCGAGCGCTCCACCGACCGCCACATCGATCTCCTGGTCTGGCGCGGGGATATTCCGGTGACCTGGTTTCAGGCGCTCAATCCGTTGATGATCTTTCTCTTCACCCCGCCGCTCGTCGCCTTGTGGGGACGCCTCGCGCGTCGCGGGCGTGAGCCCTCGACGCTGCGGAAATTATCGATCGGCTGTCTCGGCGTCGCGGTCAGCTATGGGGTGATGGCGCTCGCGGCCTGGAGCGGAGGCGGTGAAAAGACGAGCTGGCTTTGGCTGCTCGCTTATTTCGCCATCATCACGATCTTCGAGCTGCATTTCTCGCCGATTACCCTGTCGCTCGCGTCGCGTCTCGCGCCCGTTGGCGTGCGCTCGGCGCTGATGGGCCTTTGGCTCGCGTCGATGTTTCTCGGCAATCTCCTGGCCGGGTGGCTGGGAGGGTTTTGA
- a CDS encoding cupin domain-containing protein: MRKLALLIAFSLFGASALAGDPQIIGAKDGKDVVTVRVGEASTSKQALPFFPGISGKNAGAKGLSLLKVVIPPGASAQAHVHKGYESAIYLLQGTVETKYGEHLEKSVVNVAGDFIYIPGDVPHQPTNLSKTEPAIAIVARNDGEEQEHVILLPKK; this comes from the coding sequence ATGCGTAAGCTAGCCTTGTTGATCGCCTTTTCGCTCTTCGGAGCATCCGCCCTCGCTGGCGATCCTCAAATCATCGGCGCCAAGGACGGCAAGGATGTCGTCACCGTCCGCGTGGGCGAGGCCTCGACGTCGAAACAGGCCCTGCCCTTCTTTCCGGGGATCTCGGGCAAAAACGCCGGCGCCAAGGGGCTGTCTTTGCTCAAGGTAGTCATTCCGCCGGGCGCCTCGGCGCAGGCGCATGTTCACAAGGGCTATGAGTCGGCGATCTATCTGCTGCAAGGCACGGTCGAAACCAAATATGGTGAGCATCTCGAAAAGAGCGTCGTCAATGTCGCGGGCGATTTCATTTATATCCCGGGCGACGTGCCGCATCAGCCGACCAATCTGAGCAAGACCGAACCCGCCATCGCCATCGTGGCGCGCAACGACGGCGAGGAGCAGGAGCATGTGATTCTCCTGCCGAAAAAATAG
- a CDS encoding M15 family metallopeptidase has translation MRAYVAGLVVVGGASAVSAQALPPAALVQAYPEQLLGEDGALLVWRDGTRQPLSDGAPDKSFDEKLKNASLLDQLSLPYPKGPLSRPPQAQDDPGRFRNASFFDKMYGDCDKGETQKRLVAVTWVGGQKIKATTVNGVAQKMRAIAEELERLPATLRGFAYPSAGAFSCRAVKDTGKRSMHAYGAAIDINVKNSDYWLWRKGSYRSRIPYEIVAIFERHGFIWGGKWGHFDTMHFEYRPEFFQAAAKETLDKATH, from the coding sequence TTGCGCGCGTATGTCGCCGGACTCGTCGTGGTCGGAGGCGCGAGCGCCGTTTCCGCCCAGGCGCTCCCGCCCGCCGCTCTCGTGCAGGCTTATCCCGAACAGCTACTTGGCGAGGACGGCGCCTTGCTAGTCTGGCGAGACGGAACCAGGCAGCCGCTTTCGGATGGCGCGCCCGACAAGAGCTTCGATGAAAAGCTGAAGAACGCCTCGCTGCTCGATCAACTCAGCCTGCCCTATCCAAAGGGGCCGCTTTCAAGGCCGCCGCAGGCGCAAGATGATCCCGGACGGTTTCGCAACGCGTCATTTTTCGACAAGATGTACGGAGACTGCGACAAGGGCGAGACGCAAAAGCGTCTCGTCGCCGTCACATGGGTCGGTGGACAAAAGATAAAGGCTACCACCGTCAATGGCGTCGCGCAGAAGATGCGCGCCATCGCCGAAGAGCTGGAGCGGCTGCCCGCGACGCTGAGGGGCTTCGCCTATCCGAGCGCCGGCGCGTTCAGTTGTCGCGCCGTGAAGGATACGGGAAAGCGCAGCATGCACGCTTATGGCGCGGCGATCGACATCAATGTGAAAAACTCGGACTACTGGCTGTGGCGCAAAGGCTCCTACCGCAGCCGGATCCCTTATGAGATCGTCGCCATCTTCGAGCGCCACGGATTTATCTGGGGCGGAAAATGGGGGCATTTCGACACGATGCATTTTGAATACCGCCCGGAGTTCTTTCAAGCGGCGGCAAAGGAGACGTTGGATAAAGCGACACATTAA
- a CDS encoding YARHG domain-containing protein codes for MSCYDLWYARNAIYARNGYCFKTARARAEFGHGCFPPYGELRGWERRRVNELQMWEAQKGCSF; via the coding sequence ATGTCGTGCTACGATTTATGGTATGCCCGAAACGCGATTTATGCGCGCAACGGATATTGCTTCAAGACGGCGCGCGCCCGCGCCGAATTCGGCCACGGCTGCTTTCCGCCCTATGGAGAATTGCGCGGCTGGGAACGTCGGCGGGTGAATGAACTTCAGATGTGGGAAGCCCAGAAGGGCTGCTCGTTCTAG
- the rpsI gene encoding 30S ribosomal protein S9, whose amino-acid sequence MAETTLSSLADLNQAAVAAAIEAPKYEQKLDKYGRAYATGKRKNAVARVWIKPGSGKITVNGRDIEVYFARPVLRMILQQPLGVAKRVDQYDVMVSVAGGGLSGQAGAVRHGLAKALTHYEPELRSSLKKEGFLTRDSRVVERKKYGKRKARRSFQFSKR is encoded by the coding sequence ATGGCCGAGACCACCCTTTCCTCGCTCGCCGACCTCAATCAGGCGGCCGTCGCCGCCGCGATCGAAGCGCCGAAATACGAGCAGAAGCTCGACAAATATGGCCGCGCCTACGCCACCGGCAAGCGCAAGAACGCCGTCGCCCGCGTCTGGATCAAGCCGGGCTCCGGCAAGATCACGGTCAATGGCCGCGACATCGAGGTCTATTTCGCCCGCCCGGTGCTGCGCATGATCCTGCAGCAGCCGCTCGGCGTCGCCAAGCGCGTCGACCAGTACGACGTCATGGTGTCGGTCGCCGGCGGCGGCCTCTCCGGCCAGGCCGGCGCGGTGCGCCACGGCCTCGCCAAGGCGCTGACCCATTACGAGCCCGAGCTGCGTTCGTCGCTCAAGAAGGAAGGCTTCCTCACCCGCGACTCCCGCGTGGTCGAGCGCAAGAAATACGGCAAGCGCAAGGCTCGCCGCAGCTTCCAGTTCTCGAAGCGCTAA
- the rplM gene encoding 50S ribosomal protein L13, whose translation MFGKTYSAKPADIEKKWVLIDASGLVVGRLASLIALRLRGKHKATFTPHMDDGDNIIVINADKVVLTGRKRDQKVYHYHTGFPGGIKERSAKFLLEGRFPERVLEKAVQRMLPRGPLGRQQLGNLRVYKGATHPHEAQTPVTLDVAALNAKNSRSA comes from the coding sequence ATGTTTGGCAAGACCTATTCGGCGAAGCCCGCCGACATCGAAAAGAAATGGGTGCTGATCGACGCCTCCGGGCTCGTCGTCGGCCGCCTCGCTTCGCTCATCGCGCTGCGCCTGCGCGGCAAGCACAAGGCCACCTTCACCCCCCATATGGACGATGGCGACAACATCATCGTCATCAACGCCGACAAGGTGGTGCTGACCGGCCGCAAGCGCGACCAGAAGGTCTATCACTATCACACGGGCTTCCCGGGCGGCATCAAGGAGCGCTCGGCCAAGTTCCTTCTCGAAGGCCGCTTCCCGGAGCGCGTCCTGGAGAAGGCCGTGCAGCGCATGCTGCCGCGCGGGCCGCTCGGCCGCCAGCAGCTCGGAAACCTGCGCGTCTACAAGGGCGCCACGCATCCGCACGAGGCGCAGACGCCCGTGACGCTCGACGTCGCCGCCCTGAACGCCAAGAATAGCCGGAGCGCCTGA
- a CDS encoding DUF3658 domain-containing protein translates to MAETIVHILPSLSAAGTAKQALEELGVNEKLVVIGDHLGYGPINGGRDARRQWLEDNLGEHYGERVDMAELAWREALAPEAYPIIWTCRSDAGDHAAFLEFLSRVGERAFGLIDATDAMIQGRAGLWRVDALGVISKAELISAGLLRRRTEMSRAEIAEGREIWHRLRSENAPLRVTENDRLVSKPISFFDAELLEEAPQDWERAVRIVGAALARFCASHRLVSDSFIWSRYLALAEDGLLDMKEIEGAGDGMRGFLMRAPVQAD, encoded by the coding sequence ATGGCCGAAACGATTGTTCATATCCTCCCCAGCCTCTCAGCAGCGGGAACAGCCAAACAAGCGCTCGAAGAACTAGGCGTAAACGAGAAGCTCGTCGTGATCGGCGATCACCTCGGCTATGGACCGATCAACGGCGGCCGGGACGCCAGACGCCAGTGGCTCGAAGACAATCTGGGCGAACATTATGGCGAGCGCGTAGACATGGCAGAGCTTGCATGGCGGGAAGCTTTGGCGCCGGAGGCCTATCCAATCATCTGGACCTGCCGTTCGGACGCTGGAGATCATGCGGCGTTTCTGGAGTTCCTTTCGCGCGTCGGCGAACGCGCATTTGGGCTCATCGATGCGACAGACGCGATGATTCAGGGGCGAGCGGGCCTTTGGCGCGTCGATGCGCTTGGAGTCATAAGCAAAGCAGAACTGATCTCCGCTGGCCTTCTCCGCCGCCGGACGGAGATGTCCCGAGCCGAAATCGCCGAAGGGCGCGAGATCTGGCACCGCCTCAGATCGGAAAACGCCCCGCTGCGCGTCACCGAAAACGATCGGCTAGTTTCCAAGCCTATTTCCTTCTTTGACGCAGAGCTCCTCGAGGAGGCGCCACAGGACTGGGAGCGAGCCGTCAGGATCGTCGGCGCCGCCCTCGCCCGGTTTTGTGCAAGCCATCGCCTCGTCAGCGACAGCTTCATTTGGTCACGCTACCTAGCGCTGGCCGAAGACGGGCTTCTCGATATGAAAGAAATCGAGGGTGCGGGCGATGGGATGCGGGGTTTCCTGATGCGGGCGCCCGTTCAGGCGGATTGA
- a CDS encoding ammonium transporter, with protein sequence MKKPLLALAGALLATPALAQDAPKIDGADTSFMIVATALVLMMTLPGLALFYSGMVRKKNVLATMAQSLIATAVVSLLWIAIAYSLVFSGDGPLIGDAARVLLSGVGIDTVSPLAKTIPEILFMAFQMTFAVITCALVGGSVAERMKFSAFIVFSVVWLFIVYVPSAHWVWGGGFLQKMGLLDFAGGTVVHINAGVAGLVCALVMGNRVGFGRENLSPFDVSLAVVGTGLLWVGWFGFNGGSALGANSRAVFAIVATHLAACSGALVWSGLEWLERGKPSVLGVISGAVAGLGTITPASGYVLPWHGVVIGLIAGGVCYWFCTVAKHKFNYDDTLDVFGVHGVGGIMGTLMAGVFATRAITASDSDPGVAGLLEGDTHQFVVQAIGVGVTIGWCVIGTLISLKIVSLFTSLRVSGDDEREGLDIALHGEALHHQ encoded by the coding sequence ATGAAAAAACCGCTCCTGGCGCTTGCGGGCGCCCTCCTCGCCACCCCTGCCCTTGCGCAGGACGCCCCCAAGATCGACGGCGCAGACACGTCCTTCATGATCGTCGCGACCGCGCTCGTGCTGATGATGACGCTACCCGGACTGGCGCTTTTCTACAGCGGCATGGTGCGCAAGAAGAACGTGCTTGCGACAATGGCGCAGAGCCTCATCGCCACAGCGGTCGTCTCGCTGCTGTGGATCGCGATCGCCTACAGCCTCGTCTTCTCCGGCGACGGCCCCTTGATCGGCGATGCGGCGCGCGTCCTGCTCTCGGGCGTGGGGATCGACACGGTGAGCCCGCTCGCCAAGACCATCCCCGAAATCCTCTTCATGGCCTTTCAAATGACCTTCGCGGTCATCACATGCGCGCTGGTCGGCGGCTCTGTGGCCGAGCGCATGAAATTTTCCGCCTTCATCGTCTTCAGCGTCGTCTGGCTCTTCATCGTCTATGTGCCGTCGGCGCATTGGGTGTGGGGCGGCGGCTTCCTGCAGAAGATGGGCCTCCTGGATTTCGCCGGCGGCACGGTGGTGCATATCAACGCCGGCGTCGCGGGCCTCGTCTGCGCGCTGGTGATGGGCAATCGCGTCGGCTTTGGGCGCGAGAATCTCTCGCCCTTCGACGTCTCGCTCGCCGTGGTCGGCACCGGGCTTCTTTGGGTCGGCTGGTTCGGCTTCAACGGCGGCTCGGCGCTCGGCGCCAATTCGCGCGCGGTCTTCGCCATCGTCGCCACGCATCTTGCCGCCTGCTCGGGCGCGCTGGTCTGGAGCGGGCTCGAATGGCTCGAACGCGGCAAGCCCTCCGTGCTCGGCGTTATCTCCGGCGCGGTCGCGGGGCTCGGCACCATTACCCCGGCCTCGGGCTATGTGCTGCCCTGGCATGGCGTCGTCATCGGGCTGATCGCCGGCGGCGTCTGCTATTGGTTCTGCACGGTCGCCAAGCACAAATTCAACTATGACGACACGCTCGACGTCTTCGGCGTCCATGGCGTCGGCGGCATCATGGGCACGCTGATGGCCGGCGTCTTCGCGACCCGCGCGATCACGGCCTCCGACAGCGATCCGGGCGTCGCCGGGCTGCTGGAAGGCGATACGCATCAATTCGTGGTGCAGGCCATCGGCGTCGGCGTGACGATCGGCTGGTGCGTGATCGGGACGCTGATCTCGCTGAAGATCGTGTCGCTCTTCACCAGCCTGCGCGTGAGCGGCGACGACGAGCGCGAGGGGCTGGACATCGCCCTGCATGGCGAGGCGCTGCATCACCAGTAA
- a CDS encoding P-II family nitrogen regulator, translated as MKIITAIIKPFKLDEVRDALLAVDVHGMTTTEVKGYGRQKGHAEIYRGAEYMVSFLPKLKIDIATTDDRVEGVVAAIRKAACTGHIGDGKIFITPLESAIRIRTGEKDKEAL; from the coding sequence ATGAAGATCATCACCGCCATCATCAAACCCTTCAAGCTCGATGAAGTGCGCGACGCTCTTCTGGCCGTCGACGTCCATGGCATGACGACGACCGAGGTCAAGGGCTATGGGCGCCAGAAGGGCCACGCCGAGATCTACCGCGGCGCCGAATATATGGTGTCCTTCCTCCCGAAACTGAAAATCGACATCGCAACGACGGACGACCGCGTCGAGGGCGTCGTCGCCGCGATCCGCAAGGCCGCCTGCACCGGCCATATCGGCGACGGCAAGATTTTCATCACCCCCCTCGAAAGCGCCATCCGGATTCGCACCGGCGAGAAGGACAAAGAGGCGCTGTAG